One genomic window of Halovivax cerinus includes the following:
- a CDS encoding cation:proton antiporter yields MWNTERLKNGPGDAFRGRSGVSSLDRPGETVIPPRLPDTVVPLAVGGESNLLLVIALILALGVSAQVLADRYRVPSVLFLIFAGVVVGPEGLGLVSQESFGPALSTIVGVSVAIIVFEGAFHLTAEKIREAPAAALRLVTVGAAIAFVGTTVAVHYLLGAEWSIAALIGSLLVATGPTVVTPILSVVPVHNRVAAALEIEGIVNDVTAAILAIVIFKLLASQEANPADYVTEFATRLGVGLLVGVVVAGVLWYLLTQVNLATGETPQNARLMTLAGAIVAFGVADTIRPEAGVAAVATAGILLGNANLPYKETIEDFKGDITLVVLSFIFIALAALIELETLLALGPAGLAVVLLIALVVRPALVFVSTRGSRFTRNEKVFMSLVGPRGIIPASVATLFAIQLKTDGVAPTNPEGGTLLAGTVFLVILLTVVFEGGFARQIAERLNVIPMRILIVGGGTVGRALAERLEEREENVVILEDDETAIERARSEGFTVREGDGTDIEVLRRAGADNAKIVVAATGDDDTNLLVAQLAKTKFDVERVFARINNPTNADAFEELGVETLSSAMATAWGIDNMIERPALSNWMTELGRSGDVQEIEVTAESLVGKTIAEIDENIPNEVLMALVARDGESTVPRGDFELEYGDHITILGQTDAVDEAIEQVHPRT; encoded by the coding sequence ATGTGGAACACCGAACGACTCAAGAATGGCCCTGGTGACGCGTTCCGAGGTCGGTCAGGAGTCTCGTCGCTCGACAGGCCGGGTGAGACGGTGATCCCGCCGCGGCTTCCGGATACGGTGGTGCCGCTCGCGGTCGGGGGCGAGTCGAACCTCCTGTTAGTCATCGCGTTGATCCTCGCCCTTGGCGTGAGTGCGCAAGTCCTCGCCGATCGATATCGCGTCCCGAGTGTCCTCTTTCTCATTTTCGCGGGTGTCGTCGTCGGTCCGGAGGGGCTCGGACTCGTGTCCCAGGAGTCGTTCGGTCCGGCACTGTCGACCATCGTCGGCGTGAGCGTGGCGATCATCGTCTTCGAGGGCGCGTTCCACCTCACGGCCGAGAAGATTCGCGAGGCACCCGCTGCCGCCCTCAGGCTGGTAACGGTTGGTGCGGCGATCGCGTTCGTCGGGACCACGGTGGCGGTCCATTACCTGCTGGGCGCCGAGTGGTCGATCGCCGCGTTGATCGGCTCGCTGCTAGTGGCGACGGGTCCGACGGTCGTCACGCCTATCCTCTCGGTCGTCCCGGTTCACAACCGGGTGGCTGCCGCCCTGGAAATCGAAGGGATCGTCAACGACGTCACCGCGGCTATCCTCGCGATCGTGATCTTCAAACTGCTTGCCTCGCAGGAGGCCAATCCCGCGGATTACGTCACCGAGTTCGCGACGCGGCTTGGCGTCGGCCTGCTCGTCGGCGTCGTGGTGGCGGGCGTCCTCTGGTACCTGCTGACCCAGGTCAACCTCGCGACCGGTGAGACGCCACAGAACGCGCGACTGATGACGCTCGCCGGCGCGATCGTCGCGTTCGGAGTTGCGGACACCATCAGGCCCGAGGCGGGCGTCGCCGCCGTCGCGACCGCGGGCATCCTCCTCGGGAACGCCAACCTCCCGTACAAGGAGACCATCGAGGACTTCAAAGGCGATATCACGCTCGTCGTCCTCTCGTTTATCTTCATCGCGCTCGCCGCGCTCATCGAGTTGGAGACGCTGCTGGCGCTCGGCCCCGCTGGGCTGGCCGTCGTCCTGCTAATCGCACTGGTCGTTCGCCCGGCGCTCGTCTTCGTCTCGACACGGGGGTCGCGATTCACCCGCAACGAGAAAGTGTTCATGAGTCTCGTCGGGCCGCGGGGGATTATTCCCGCAAGCGTGGCGACGCTGTTTGCCATCCAGCTCAAGACCGATGGGGTAGCCCCGACGAACCCGGAGGGTGGGACTCTCCTCGCCGGAACGGTGTTCCTCGTTATCTTGCTGACGGTCGTGTTCGAAGGCGGTTTCGCCAGACAGATCGCGGAACGACTCAACGTGATACCAATGCGAATACTCATCGTCGGCGGCGGCACGGTCGGCCGTGCGCTCGCCGAACGGCTCGAAGAGCGCGAAGAGAACGTCGTCATCCTCGAAGACGACGAAACTGCCATCGAACGAGCTCGGAGTGAGGGCTTCACCGTCAGAGAGGGGGATGGGACCGACATCGAGGTCCTGCGCAGGGCCGGTGCGGACAATGCGAAGATCGTGGTCGCCGCGACCGGCGACGACGATACTAACCTGCTTGTCGCCCAGCTTGCGAAGACGAAATTCGACGTCGAGCGGGTGTTTGCCCGCATCAACAACCCCACTAACGCGGACGCGTTCGAGGAACTCGGTGTCGAAACCCTGTCCTCTGCCATGGCGACCGCGTGGGGGATCGACAACATGATCGAGCGCCCGGCACTGTCGAACTGGATGACGGAATTGGGTCGGAGCGGCGACGTTCAGGAGATCGAGGTGACTGCGGAGTCACTCGTCGGCAAAACGATCGCCGAAATCGACGAAAACATCCCGAACGAAGTGCTGATGGCGCTCGTCGCCCGCGATGGCGAGAGCACGGTCCCGCGGGGTGATTTCGAACTCGAATACGGCGACCACATCACCATCCTCGGGCAGACCGACGCCGTCGACGAAGCCATCGAGCAGGTCCATCCACGCACCTGA
- a CDS encoding NERD domain-containing protein: MEFIPTTADESLPGIDAELAVWERLKDAFDASDEGVAYHQYPIVDKGGETFDHEPDIVLLHRDLGLLVIEVKGYRIDHVDRIEGHTWYLRNIAQSRSTPHQQARNQALFLRRFFTSEPALSDLDGCRVPVNTFVALPNVTRDEWDGRGFDGPAAPRTLLSDDLTPVALRDALAAVRTFDPLTDDELAAARDVLSCGQPISGDRTSAPPNPTTRGEHYEHVTKGLRGLDEQQQEIGMLVPPGPQQIRGIAGSGKTVLLAMKVARTHAKHPELKIAFTFNSKSLYDQLTALVERFYRRFANDDPNWDTLDVIHAWGGSQAGDGIYYNACRAVGRDHRTVPGARAAFPDQDDLFDASCGELLEAESIPTLYDAIFVDEAQDFGPNFFALCLEALDEHQRLVWAYDEAQSLTSLSAPSPTNLFGTDENGEPLLDLRGSYPGGAQKSHVMRQAYRAPRSVLMAGHAIGMGLEADDGPVQTITRTDGWESLGYEVDGDFREVGETATISRPDAHSPHPLHRLPSAKPFVETNAFPTKVSELRWVADRIARDVEAGLRPEQLLVIVLGDRYRDTGGTLLANELESRGLAANRVWRGDRKTFAVDGAVTISGVRRAKGNEAAAVYLVGLEWIQDDDYRESAVHRRNEAFVGITRTRAWCAITGVTGPDVTILDEADRVQAAVTRPDPSISFEIPDPKKLDNEFEETDAIEETALTDFIES, encoded by the coding sequence ATGGAGTTCATCCCCACGACGGCCGACGAGTCGCTCCCGGGGATCGACGCCGAACTGGCGGTCTGGGAGCGCCTCAAGGATGCGTTCGACGCGAGCGACGAGGGCGTCGCGTACCACCAGTATCCGATCGTCGACAAGGGGGGTGAAACGTTCGACCACGAGCCCGATATCGTCCTCCTCCACCGCGATCTGGGACTGCTCGTGATCGAGGTCAAGGGGTATCGGATCGATCACGTCGATCGGATCGAGGGGCACACGTGGTACCTGCGAAACATCGCCCAGTCCCGATCGACACCCCACCAACAGGCGCGAAACCAGGCGCTGTTCTTGCGGCGGTTCTTTACGAGCGAGCCGGCCCTCTCCGATCTCGACGGCTGTCGGGTTCCGGTCAACACGTTCGTCGCGCTCCCGAACGTCACCAGAGACGAGTGGGACGGGCGGGGATTCGACGGTCCGGCCGCCCCGCGGACGCTCCTGAGCGACGACCTGACACCGGTCGCGCTTCGCGACGCGCTGGCGGCGGTTCGGACGTTCGACCCGCTCACCGACGACGAACTCGCGGCGGCACGGGACGTCCTCAGTTGCGGCCAACCGATCAGTGGCGATCGGACAAGTGCACCGCCGAACCCGACAACGCGTGGCGAACACTACGAACACGTGACGAAGGGACTCCGTGGACTCGACGAACAGCAACAGGAGATCGGGATGCTGGTTCCCCCGGGGCCACAGCAGATCCGCGGCATCGCCGGGTCGGGAAAGACCGTCCTCCTCGCGATGAAGGTGGCGCGGACGCACGCGAAGCACCCCGAGCTGAAAATCGCGTTCACGTTCAACTCGAAGAGTCTGTACGACCAGCTCACGGCGCTCGTCGAGCGGTTCTACCGCCGGTTCGCGAACGACGACCCGAACTGGGACACTCTCGACGTTATCCACGCGTGGGGCGGCTCGCAGGCCGGTGACGGGATCTACTACAACGCCTGTCGGGCGGTCGGGCGCGACCACCGGACGGTCCCCGGGGCACGTGCGGCGTTTCCCGACCAGGACGACCTCTTCGATGCGTCCTGTGGGGAACTCCTGGAAGCGGAGTCGATACCGACGCTCTACGACGCGATCTTCGTCGACGAGGCCCAGGACTTCGGACCGAACTTCTTCGCTCTCTGTCTCGAAGCCCTCGACGAGCACCAGCGACTCGTGTGGGCGTACGACGAGGCACAGAGTTTGACCAGCCTCTCCGCGCCGAGCCCGACGAACCTCTTCGGCACCGACGAGAACGGGGAGCCGCTCCTCGACCTGCGTGGGAGCTACCCGGGCGGCGCTCAGAAGAGTCACGTCATGCGCCAGGCCTATCGCGCTCCCCGGTCGGTCCTCATGGCGGGCCACGCGATCGGGATGGGCCTCGAAGCCGACGACGGACCCGTCCAGACCATCACGCGCACCGACGGCTGGGAGAGCCTCGGGTACGAGGTGGACGGCGACTTCAGGGAAGTCGGTGAGACGGCGACGATCAGCCGGCCGGACGCCCACTCACCGCACCCGCTTCACCGGTTGCCCTCGGCGAAACCGTTCGTCGAGACGAACGCGTTCCCGACCAAGGTATCTGAGCTCCGGTGGGTCGCAGACCGTATCGCCCGCGACGTCGAAGCGGGCCTTCGACCGGAGCAACTCCTCGTTATCGTCCTGGGAGACCGATACAGAGACACCGGCGGGACGCTCCTGGCGAACGAACTCGAATCGCGCGGACTCGCGGCCAACCGCGTCTGGCGGGGCGATCGGAAGACGTTCGCCGTGGACGGCGCCGTCACCATCTCGGGCGTGCGCCGGGCCAAGGGGAACGAAGCGGCCGCCGTCTACCTCGTCGGGCTCGAGTGGATCCAGGACGACGACTACCGGGAGAGCGCCGTCCACCGACGGAACGAGGCGTTCGTCGGAATCACGCGAACCCGGGCCTGGTGTGCGATCACCGGCGTCACCGGCCCGGACGTGACGATCCTCGACGAGGCCGACCGCGTGCAGGCCGCAGTGACGCGCCCAGATCCGTCGATTTCGTTCGAAATTCCAGATCCGAAGAAGCTCGACAACGAGTTCGAGGAGACCGACGCGATCGAGGAGACGGCGTTGACCGACTTCATCGAGTCGTAG
- a CDS encoding nitric-oxide reductase large subunit: MEITRRAIAKALVVVFVANLIVMGGGAVYSAQQVPPIPQEVTGPDGEVLVTESQVEEGKIVFQRNGLMNHGSVLGNGAYYGVDYTADTLDLKVEYMREYYADERYGTAYAELEAADRGSVDSLVREDLDGTIDDGAETIEYSAAETDAHEQVRETYVERYHEGALDRGVPADFVDSADDARLFADFALWTAWISHTDRPGGDTSFTNEWPYEPAAGNTPTGATMIWSVISMVLLVGAVGVGVWLYKSVELPEPKTRGLEIPPPDDINLTPSQRAATRFIPLAGALFALQVLLGGLLAHYYVERDGFFGVTEAFGIDIVEAFPFAMAKTFHLDLGILWIATLWLGAGLFLPPLLTNHEPDRQRTYIHALLGALIVATVGGLTGVWLGAQGYIDGDLWWIIGNEGLEYLEVGRLWQVGLLVGFVLWTALVWRGFRPMLQREERYGLAHMIIYAGGSIGLLFTAGMFYTPETNIVTTEFWRWWVVHMWVEGAFEFFIVAVVGLTLVSMGLLRKASAEKAVAFQALFVMGSGVIGASHHYWWVGQPDVWLPLGSIFSTLELIPLILILFEAMGQYRALATSDGTFPYTLPFMFIIASGVWNFVGAGVLGFFINLPIVNYYEHGTYLTVGHAHAAMFGAFGFLALGMATYMLRISTKPAAWTETRLRWSFWLWNVGLAVMVFVSVLPVGLLQLEAAFTESYAAARSLAFYEGELVQLLFWARLPGDTMIILGTLVFCYDMVVKRFTLRDVTMPAEAPAVIPDRVGAEDDD; encoded by the coding sequence ATGGAAATAACTCGGCGGGCGATCGCGAAGGCACTGGTCGTGGTGTTCGTCGCGAACCTGATCGTGATGGGCGGCGGAGCCGTCTACTCGGCCCAGCAGGTGCCGCCGATCCCACAGGAGGTGACCGGCCCCGACGGCGAGGTGCTCGTCACGGAGTCGCAGGTCGAGGAGGGCAAGATCGTCTTCCAGCGCAACGGCCTGATGAACCACGGGTCGGTGCTCGGCAACGGCGCCTACTACGGGGTCGACTACACCGCCGATACGCTCGACCTGAAGGTCGAGTACATGCGCGAGTACTACGCGGACGAGCGCTACGGGACGGCCTACGCGGAGCTCGAAGCGGCCGACCGTGGGAGCGTCGACTCGCTCGTTCGCGAGGACTTAGACGGGACGATCGACGACGGAGCGGAGACGATCGAGTACTCGGCGGCCGAGACCGACGCACACGAGCAGGTGCGCGAGACCTACGTCGAACGCTACCACGAGGGTGCACTGGACAGGGGCGTCCCCGCGGACTTCGTGGACTCGGCCGACGACGCGCGGCTGTTCGCCGACTTCGCGCTCTGGACGGCGTGGATCTCACACACCGATCGGCCGGGCGGCGACACTAGCTTCACGAACGAGTGGCCGTACGAACCGGCGGCGGGCAACACGCCGACTGGCGCGACGATGATCTGGAGCGTGATCAGCATGGTCCTGCTCGTCGGCGCGGTCGGCGTCGGCGTCTGGCTCTACAAGTCGGTCGAGCTCCCGGAACCGAAGACGCGCGGACTCGAGATCCCGCCGCCGGACGACATCAACCTGACGCCGAGCCAGCGCGCGGCGACGCGGTTCATCCCGCTGGCCGGCGCGCTGTTCGCCCTCCAGGTCCTTCTGGGTGGCCTCCTCGCGCACTACTACGTCGAGCGCGACGGCTTCTTCGGCGTCACCGAGGCCTTCGGGATCGACATCGTCGAGGCGTTCCCCTTCGCGATGGCGAAGACGTTCCACCTCGATCTGGGGATCCTCTGGATCGCCACGCTCTGGCTCGGGGCCGGCCTCTTCCTCCCGCCGCTTCTGACCAACCACGAACCCGATCGACAGCGGACGTACATCCACGCCCTGCTGGGAGCGCTGATCGTCGCCACCGTCGGTGGCCTCACCGGGGTCTGGCTGGGGGCACAGGGCTACATCGACGGCGACCTCTGGTGGATCATCGGCAACGAGGGCCTTGAGTACCTGGAGGTCGGCCGACTCTGGCAGGTCGGCCTGCTCGTCGGGTTCGTCCTCTGGACGGCGCTCGTCTGGCGCGGATTCCGGCCGATGCTCCAGCGCGAGGAGCGCTACGGACTGGCGCACATGATAATCTACGCGGGCGGCTCGATCGGCCTGCTGTTCACGGCGGGCATGTTCTACACGCCCGAGACCAACATCGTGACGACGGAGTTCTGGCGCTGGTGGGTCGTCCACATGTGGGTCGAAGGCGCCTTCGAGTTCTTCATCGTCGCCGTCGTCGGCCTCACCCTGGTCAGTATGGGCCTCCTCCGCAAGGCCTCCGCGGAGAAGGCCGTCGCGTTCCAGGCACTGTTCGTCATGGGGTCGGGCGTCATCGGCGCCTCGCACCACTACTGGTGGGTCGGCCAGCCCGACGTCTGGCTCCCGCTCGGTTCGATCTTCTCGACGCTCGAGCTCATTCCCCTCATCCTCATCCTCTTCGAGGCGATGGGCCAGTACCGCGCGCTGGCGACGAGCGACGGGACGTTCCCCTACACGCTCCCCTTCATGTTCATCATCGCCAGCGGGGTCTGGAACTTCGTCGGTGCCGGCGTGCTCGGGTTCTTCATCAACCTCCCGATCGTCAACTACTACGAACACGGCACCTACCTCACGGTCGGTCACGCCCACGCCGCCATGTTCGGCGCCTTCGGCTTCCTCGCACTCGGGATGGCCACCTACATGCTCCGCATCTCGACGAAACCCGCGGCGTGGACCGAAACACGGCTACGCTGGTCGTTCTGGCTCTGGAACGTCGGCCTCGCGGTCATGGTGTTCGTCTCCGTCCTCCCAGTCGGCTTATTGCAACTGGAGGCTGCCTTCACGGAGAGCTACGCGGCGGCACGGAGCCTCGCCTTCTACGAGGGCGAACTCGTCCAACTCCTCTTCTGGGCGCGCCTCCCCGGCGACACCATGATCATCCTCGGCACGCTCGTCTTCTGTTACGACATGGTCGTCAAGCGCTTCACCCTCCGCGACGTCACGATGCCGGCCGAGGCACCGGCGGTCATCCCCGACCGCGTCGGTGCGGAGGACGACGATTGA